A single Parabacteroides timonensis DNA region contains:
- a CDS encoding DUF5703 domain-containing protein, which yields MKQYNIVWNEQSNGSKESMPLSGCNGYGANVWMEEGTLYLYLASNNSYDENGNLLKLGGIRIQMEPNVFGGMNDFRQELDLYNSRIILSGKDGSGRTASYTLWIDPVFNGVHVEAESSVPANITASFITWRDRDAIVNQDNWNRQGTETTKADNVEPVDGKLFWYHQNKTSDILDRMLEKQNFTAYKELIPDITRNRISGGLICGENLQYKGKEPFALGVWEGSAWNLATDLPQKKHTLHILMNSEQNPDLSSWKGELMGRAQALPATLKGLWQKHRDRWHTFWDKSYIFINLDRGSSDPGFQVGRNYQLFRYMLACNEGNNLPLKFNGGIFTFDPLERKDCPNMPEEGGYFREGTPDFRGWGNLFMSQNQRLIGWPGLASGDYSLVEPSLLFYKDRLEVAEQRSRFYWKHEGAAFAEHLSLYGLPVNNLATPTGESSAAHLKYHFSMQLEFAYMALLWAKYSGQDIDKYLPFITSVVRFFEEHYKAEQKKRTGQEFDADGKLVLYPINGLEIFKEAVNPVEVVAGLIAVTDELLAYPAGSVPDDIRSYFADLSGRLPSIRYEEKAGKSVIKPAYQYDKADNTWEFPEMYTVFPYNLIRLGKEEGLQEAINTWYNLPADRRRALDFWSWQCTPAYVALLGQTGEAKRLITEKMSDKNANVKFPAFFGPGHDWIPDFNWGGSGMVALQKMLLNSGGGYTNLFSAWPADWDVSFKLFGYGGSVVECTFEKGKVERLVTSPRNLKICNFNGYSF from the coding sequence TTGAAACAGTATAACATCGTATGGAACGAGCAGTCTAACGGATCTAAGGAGTCGATGCCTTTGTCCGGTTGTAATGGATATGGAGCCAATGTCTGGATGGAGGAGGGGACACTGTATCTTTACCTGGCATCGAATAACAGTTATGATGAAAATGGAAATCTGTTGAAGCTGGGAGGTATCCGAATACAAATGGAACCTAACGTGTTTGGCGGAATGAACGATTTCCGGCAGGAACTGGATCTGTATAATAGCCGGATTATCTTATCCGGAAAAGACGGGAGCGGAAGGACAGCCTCTTATACCCTTTGGATCGATCCTGTTTTTAATGGTGTACATGTAGAGGCGGAGAGCTCTGTTCCTGCAAACATAACGGCTTCGTTTATTACCTGGCGGGACCGGGATGCAATTGTGAATCAGGATAACTGGAACAGGCAGGGGACGGAAACGACGAAAGCGGACAATGTGGAACCGGTGGATGGGAAATTGTTCTGGTATCATCAGAACAAGACTTCCGATATACTGGACAGGATGTTGGAGAAACAGAATTTTACAGCCTATAAAGAGCTAATCCCCGATATCACCCGGAATCGCATATCCGGAGGTCTTATCTGTGGTGAAAATTTGCAGTATAAAGGAAAAGAACCATTTGCTTTAGGTGTGTGGGAAGGTAGTGCATGGAATTTGGCAACTGACCTTCCTCAAAAGAAGCATACGCTGCACATACTAATGAATTCGGAACAGAATCCGGATCTGTCGTCATGGAAAGGCGAGTTGATGGGCCGGGCTCAGGCTTTACCCGCTACTCTGAAAGGGTTATGGCAAAAACACCGGGATCGTTGGCATACATTCTGGGATAAGAGTTATATCTTTATTAATCTCGATAGAGGATCGTCTGATCCGGGATTCCAGGTCGGGCGTAATTATCAGTTATTCCGTTATATGTTGGCATGTAACGAAGGAAATAATCTGCCGCTGAAATTTAACGGGGGTATTTTTACCTTCGATCCTCTGGAAAGGAAAGATTGTCCGAATATGCCGGAAGAAGGAGGGTATTTCAGGGAAGGAACTCCCGACTTCAGAGGCTGGGGTAATCTGTTCATGTCGCAGAATCAACGGCTTATCGGCTGGCCCGGACTGGCTTCGGGTGATTATTCACTGGTAGAACCTTCTCTATTGTTTTATAAAGATCGACTGGAAGTGGCCGAACAAAGATCCCGTTTCTACTGGAAACATGAAGGGGCAGCATTTGCGGAGCATCTTTCTTTATATGGCCTGCCGGTCAATAATCTGGCAACACCAACTGGAGAATCTTCAGCTGCACATTTGAAATATCATTTTTCGATGCAACTGGAATTTGCCTATATGGCATTGCTTTGGGCGAAATACTCCGGGCAGGATATAGACAAATACTTACCTTTCATAACATCTGTTGTCCGCTTTTTCGAAGAACATTATAAAGCTGAGCAGAAAAAGAGGACAGGGCAGGAGTTTGATGCGGACGGGAAACTAGTATTGTATCCTATCAATGGGTTGGAGATATTCAAAGAGGCGGTAAATCCGGTGGAAGTAGTTGCCGGGTTGATAGCAGTGACCGACGAGCTACTAGCCTATCCGGCCGGTTCTGTTCCGGATGATATACGATCTTATTTTGCTGATTTATCCGGGCGGTTACCATCGATCAGATATGAGGAGAAAGCTGGTAAATCTGTGATTAAACCGGCTTACCAATATGACAAAGCAGATAATACGTGGGAGTTTCCTGAAATGTATACTGTTTTTCCTTACAACCTGATCAGGTTAGGGAAAGAAGAAGGATTACAGGAAGCGATAAACACCTGGTATAATTTACCAGCCGACAGGAGGAGGGCGCTTGATTTCTGGAGTTGGCAATGTACTCCGGCTTATGTAGCTCTGCTCGGACAAACAGGCGAGGCAAAGCGGTTGATCACCGAAAAGATGAGTGATAAGAACGCAAATGTGAAGTTTCCAGCTTTCTTTGGCCCCGGACATGACTGGATCCCAGATTTTAACTGGGGAGGCAGTGGTATGGTTGCTTTGCAAAAGATGTTATTGAATAGCGGCGGGGGGTATACGAATCTGTTTTCAGCGTGGCCGGCCGATTGGGATGTGTCTTTCAAGCTCTTTGGCTATGGAGGAAGTGTGGTTGAATGTACATTCGAAAAAGGAAAGGTGGAGCGACTGGTTACTAGTCCCCGTAACCTAAAGATTTGTAATTTTAACGGTTATAGCTTCTAA
- a CDS encoding DUF5703 domain-containing protein: MRIQLIALLIVTFCLSGCKNRKSEELLSDYNIRWTTPGKDVTGSMPVGGGNIQLNAWSEAGDILFYLGSTDSYLDNGYTLGKLGRVRLSFHPNPFGNTFSQELQLKESEVVFSGDNGFKLTLWVDVFNPVVHVEMNSDIPLEIKAGYETWRFNQEYRDNKILFYHRNLSTNIVLENMIKDQKAESFRDKITDPIVDLTSGGLIYADHFVPSVADSGIYMGTPYKTLRIKSEKPLQAMDLRVAVRIEQDRSLELWCGQLDQLADRTRGTKEADRLKSLDWWDDFWDRSYIHINPSMDASIAGTADIHSDSVAAAWQVGRNYQLFRYMLGCSRGARHPVLFNGGIFNFDNENGKLPEYRNWQECEFMAQNQRLVYWPLLKTGDNDIMQPVMNMYRNLVDLQKARAQYYWGLEGVAYPEGLNIYGLHSVYQDPEIMVDCFNRCPSRKRTEYGHSGYIHLEHHYTSMLDFAYMLLEAARFGKESLQNQLPMIENAVKYYDNYYRKSRLQRKGAELNEKGKLELYPSSALELYAGAKNPTDVVSGLQALVKGVLSFPRNELTDEQYNYFREVSACLPDLPTAGKEGYTVYPPAESWELEGDQHNMEFPQLYVLFPFESVSFEDAKGLKIAENTWLHNSKASAQKNYICWFQGGIYTAHLGLTQEAKNYAMNKFLHPDGPGGDPQVKKMRFPVFWANPGFCHCPDMDHGGSAMVGLQDMLMQTPEDKIYLCPAWPADWECDFKLHAPYNTIVQGKITDGKLSELEVIPASRKKDVIVMNGFR; this comes from the coding sequence ATGAGAATACAATTAATCGCATTGCTGATAGTCACATTTTGCTTGTCCGGTTGTAAAAATAGAAAATCGGAGGAACTGTTGTCCGATTATAATATCCGTTGGACAACTCCCGGCAAAGATGTAACCGGTTCTATGCCGGTTGGAGGAGGAAATATTCAGCTGAATGCTTGGAGTGAAGCAGGCGATATCCTGTTCTATCTGGGAAGTACGGACTCGTATCTGGACAATGGCTATACATTAGGGAAACTGGGACGTGTGCGGCTGAGTTTTCATCCGAATCCTTTCGGTAATACTTTCTCCCAGGAATTACAGTTGAAAGAATCGGAAGTCGTTTTTTCCGGGGATAATGGTTTTAAGTTGACTTTATGGGTAGATGTCTTTAACCCGGTAGTGCATGTAGAGATGAATTCGGATATCCCGCTGGAGATTAAAGCCGGTTACGAAACCTGGCGGTTTAACCAGGAATACCGGGATAACAAGATATTGTTTTATCATCGGAACCTTTCTACCAATATTGTATTGGAGAATATGATCAAAGATCAGAAGGCTGAATCGTTTCGTGATAAGATCACTGACCCGATTGTCGATCTGACTTCGGGAGGTTTGATTTATGCAGATCACTTTGTCCCGTCTGTTGCCGATAGTGGAATTTATATGGGTACTCCCTATAAGACACTCCGGATAAAATCGGAAAAGCCTTTGCAAGCAATGGATTTGCGGGTTGCGGTTCGGATCGAACAAGATCGTTCCCTGGAGCTATGGTGTGGCCAATTGGACCAGCTGGCAGATAGAACCCGTGGTACAAAGGAGGCAGATCGTTTAAAAAGTCTGGATTGGTGGGATGACTTCTGGGATAGAAGCTATATCCATATCAATCCGTCTATGGATGCATCGATTGCCGGTACAGCCGATATTCATTCTGATTCAGTTGCCGCTGCCTGGCAGGTAGGACGTAATTACCAATTATTCCGTTATATGCTGGGTTGTTCGCGTGGAGCCAGACATCCGGTGTTGTTCAATGGAGGAATCTTTAATTTTGATAATGAGAACGGAAAATTACCGGAATACCGCAACTGGCAGGAATGTGAATTTATGGCCCAGAACCAGCGGTTGGTATACTGGCCATTGTTAAAGACAGGAGATAACGATATTATGCAACCGGTCATGAATATGTACCGTAATCTGGTTGATCTGCAAAAGGCTAGAGCGCAATATTACTGGGGACTTGAAGGTGTCGCTTATCCCGAAGGACTTAATATATACGGACTTCATTCTGTTTATCAGGATCCGGAGATCATGGTGGACTGTTTTAACCGTTGTCCTTCCCGGAAACGGACGGAGTATGGGCATAGTGGCTATATTCATCTGGAACACCATTACACATCTATGCTCGATTTTGCCTATATGTTGCTGGAAGCAGCCCGTTTTGGAAAAGAAAGTTTACAGAACCAGTTGCCGATGATAGAAAATGCGGTGAAGTATTACGATAATTATTACCGGAAAAGCCGATTGCAACGTAAAGGTGCGGAATTGAATGAGAAGGGCAAACTGGAGCTTTATCCGTCCAGTGCACTTGAACTATATGCCGGAGCTAAAAATCCGACCGATGTGGTTAGCGGGTTGCAGGCTTTGGTAAAAGGAGTCTTGTCGTTTCCCCGTAATGAACTGACGGATGAGCAGTATAATTATTTCCGAGAGGTCTCAGCTTGTTTACCGGATCTTCCTACGGCCGGTAAAGAGGGATATACAGTCTATCCTCCGGCAGAAAGTTGGGAGTTGGAGGGGGATCAGCATAATATGGAATTTCCTCAACTTTACGTTCTTTTCCCGTTTGAATCGGTCTCATTTGAAGATGCGAAGGGATTGAAAATAGCGGAGAATACCTGGTTACATAACTCAAAAGCTTCAGCCCAGAAAAATTATATCTGCTGGTTCCAGGGAGGAATTTATACCGCCCATTTAGGGTTGACACAGGAAGCAAAAAACTATGCAATGAATAAGTTTTTGCATCCGGATGGACCCGGAGGAGACCCCCAGGTAAAGAAAATGCGCTTTCCGGTTTTCTGGGCTAACCCCGGTTTTTGTCACTGTCCTGATATGGATCACGGAGGTTCGGCAATGGTGGGTTTGCAGGATATGTTGATGCAGACTCCGGAAGATAAGATTTACCTGTGTCCGGCGTGGCCTGCCGATTGGGAGTGTGATTTTAAATTGCATGCTCCCTACAATACCATTGTTCAGGGAAAGATCACCGATGGAAAACTCTCGGAACTGGAGGTGATACCTGCTTCCAGGAAGAAAGACGTGATTGTCATGAATGGATTCAGGTAG
- a CDS encoding RagB/SusD family nutrient uptake outer membrane protein, whose product MRKLINISGIMLLAFICSCTSVLDKEDFSAITPTDVWENENMIDAVLNDIHGALLPGWSYNGWLSDEAAQPNDGFDAFLQGTATIDSWDNWPYTHIEKINFFLRNIEQTTFDDRKPGWRGQALFWRAWCYFNMVKAYGGVPLILEPQDVSNKESLFIERSPTSVCFEQMIKDLDDAIAGLPDSWDAGQYGRIDKGAAMAYKGRILLYWASPLFNPDRDIQRWTKAYEANKAAVDYLTGQGKGLYPDFANIWYDERNQEVVMVNQFFAPDHKFYQGGIRPMSYTRDAVAQNLPLLNTVNAFPMRDGSDFDPTKPLAYDTLFKSREDRFYATIAYNGCDYRIKELNPGEHLWIGRTPDGASLEFLVHNPAENFEPAFTGFMTKKSVDPSIEKATVNDATVDWIEIRYAEVYMNYGECANEIGKTDEALKVLYDIRKRANILPGNDNRYGIKETSVNDIRERYIKERFIEFLFENKRLDDLRRWRRFDIINNQKKRYAIESWLKPGMEIPKKTDDINEIWNHFEIKVVEESPRYTYNMKDQYYFYAIPKKHLDANSKLQQNNNWDGGTFDPLK is encoded by the coding sequence ATGAGAAAACTAATTAATATATCAGGTATAATGCTTCTGGCATTTATCTGCAGTTGTACATCCGTTTTGGATAAGGAAGACTTCTCTGCGATTACTCCCACGGATGTCTGGGAAAATGAAAATATGATCGATGCAGTATTGAACGATATTCACGGAGCATTGCTGCCCGGTTGGTCCTATAACGGTTGGCTCTCTGACGAAGCAGCCCAGCCGAACGATGGCTTTGATGCTTTTTTACAAGGGACAGCCACGATCGACTCATGGGATAACTGGCCTTATACCCATATCGAGAAAATCAACTTTTTCCTGAGAAATATCGAACAGACGACGTTCGACGACCGGAAACCGGGTTGGCGTGGGCAGGCACTGTTCTGGCGTGCCTGGTGCTATTTCAATATGGTGAAAGCGTATGGTGGGGTCCCTTTAATCCTGGAGCCGCAAGATGTATCGAATAAAGAGTCTTTGTTTATCGAACGTTCGCCTACATCTGTTTGTTTCGAACAAATGATAAAAGACTTGGATGATGCAATTGCCGGTTTACCGGACTCCTGGGATGCCGGTCAATATGGACGTATCGACAAAGGAGCAGCTATGGCATATAAAGGACGGATTCTACTGTACTGGGCTAGTCCCCTGTTTAATCCGGACCGGGATATTCAGCGTTGGACGAAAGCTTACGAAGCAAATAAGGCAGCCGTAGACTATCTGACCGGGCAAGGAAAAGGTTTATATCCGGATTTTGCCAATATTTGGTATGATGAAAGAAACCAGGAGGTGGTGATGGTCAACCAATTCTTTGCTCCGGATCATAAATTCTACCAGGGAGGAATACGCCCTATGTCTTATACCAGAGATGCAGTAGCCCAGAACTTGCCGTTATTGAATACAGTCAATGCTTTTCCGATGCGTGACGGTTCCGATTTCGATCCGACTAAACCTTTGGCTTACGATACTCTGTTCAAATCGCGTGAAGACCGTTTTTATGCGACAATAGCTTACAATGGTTGCGACTACCGGATCAAAGAACTGAATCCCGGTGAACATTTATGGATCGGAAGAACACCGGACGGTGCTTCGCTGGAGTTTCTGGTACATAATCCGGCAGAGAACTTTGAACCGGCTTTCACTGGCTTTATGACGAAAAAGAGCGTAGACCCCAGTATCGAAAAAGCGACGGTGAATGATGCAACAGTCGATTGGATAGAGATCCGTTACGCAGAGGTTTATATGAATTACGGGGAATGTGCCAATGAAATAGGGAAAACGGACGAAGCGTTGAAAGTCCTGTATGATATTCGTAAGCGTGCCAATATCCTGCCGGGTAACGATAATCGTTATGGTATAAAAGAAACTTCGGTGAATGATATCCGGGAACGTTATATCAAAGAACGTTTTATTGAATTCCTGTTTGAGAATAAGAGGTTGGATGACCTGAGGCGTTGGCGCAGGTTCGATATTATAAATAACCAGAAAAAGCGTTATGCTATTGAATCCTGGTTGAAGCCGGGGATGGAGATTCCGAAGAAAACGGATGATATCAATGAAATCTGGAATCATTTTGAAATAAAAGTGGTGGAAGAAAGTCCGAGGTATACGTATAATATGAAAGATCAGTATTATTTTTATGCGATCCCGAAGAAGCATCTGGATGCAAATTCTAAATTGCAGCAGAATAATAACTGGGATGGAGGAACATTCGATCCGCTTAAGTAA